The Actinocatenispora sera genome has a window encoding:
- a CDS encoding M48 family metalloprotease, with amino-acid sequence MASLVGAAVVAAVLLVAAGVVVGVAVPWRIPVPPRTAQLAALARLPAEQVARGRALAAELLPLRYAGLLVELVAVLVLGLTPLAARLVTAIGDAVGAGRLVTAVLGGLAVVAIVELVGLPFAARRRAVLRRYGLITQGWAGWAVDLGRGAVLGIVFVGAALAGFFAATGAWPHAWWAPVAGAAAILTLLLSMVFPVLVEPLFNRFTPMPDSPLRDDLLALAAADRVRVRAVLVADASRRGSAVNAYVSGLGPTRRIVVFDTLLSAAPDAETRLVVAHELGHARHHDVPLAAGLGALGAACGCCLLYLFGAWHAPFALAGATGLADPRAVGLLVALLTVAQLVLGPVGNLVSRRVEARADRHALRTTGDPATFAAMQGRLALRNLADVDPGRVSQTLFGSHPSTVQRLAAADEFTADR; translated from the coding sequence ATGGCGAGTCTGGTCGGTGCCGCGGTCGTCGCGGCGGTACTGCTGGTCGCGGCCGGCGTCGTCGTCGGGGTGGCGGTGCCGTGGCGCATCCCGGTACCGCCGCGGACCGCGCAGCTCGCCGCGCTGGCTCGACTGCCCGCCGAGCAGGTGGCACGCGGCCGGGCGCTGGCCGCCGAGCTGCTCCCGCTGCGGTACGCGGGCCTGCTGGTGGAGCTGGTCGCGGTGCTGGTGCTGGGGCTGACCCCGTTGGCCGCGAGGCTGGTGACCGCGATCGGCGATGCGGTGGGTGCCGGCCGGCTGGTGACCGCGGTCCTGGGTGGGCTCGCGGTGGTGGCGATCGTCGAGCTGGTCGGGCTGCCGTTCGCGGCCCGGCGTCGGGCGGTGCTTCGCCGGTACGGGCTGATCACGCAGGGCTGGGCCGGCTGGGCGGTGGATCTCGGCCGCGGTGCGGTGCTCGGGATCGTGTTCGTCGGTGCCGCGCTGGCCGGGTTCTTCGCCGCGACCGGCGCCTGGCCGCACGCCTGGTGGGCGCCGGTCGCCGGCGCCGCCGCGATACTCACGCTGCTGCTGTCGATGGTGTTCCCGGTGCTGGTGGAGCCGCTGTTCAACCGGTTCACCCCGATGCCCGACTCCCCGCTGCGCGACGACCTGCTGGCGCTGGCCGCCGCCGACCGGGTACGCGTCCGGGCGGTGCTGGTGGCCGACGCGTCGCGGCGCGGCAGCGCGGTCAACGCGTACGTGTCGGGGCTGGGGCCGACCCGCCGCATCGTCGTGTTCGACACGCTGCTGTCCGCGGCGCCGGACGCGGAGACCCGGCTGGTGGTGGCGCACGAGCTGGGCCACGCCCGCCACCACGACGTACCGCTCGCGGCCGGGCTCGGCGCGCTCGGCGCCGCGTGCGGCTGCTGCCTGCTGTACCTGTTCGGTGCCTGGCACGCGCCGTTCGCCCTGGCGGGTGCCACCGGCCTGGCCGATCCGAGGGCGGTGGGGCTGCTGGTCGCGCTGCTCACGGTCGCGCAGCTGGTGCTCGGACCGGTCGGCAACCTGGTGTCGCGCCGGGTGGAGGCGCGCGCCGACCGGCACGCGCTGCGTACGACCGGCGATCCGGCGACGTTCGCGGCGATGCAGGGGCGGCTGGCGCTGCGCAACCTGGCCGACGTGGATCCGGGCCGCGTCTCGCAGACCCTGTTCGGTAGCCATCCGAGCACGGTGCAGCGGCTCGCCGCCGCGGACGAGTTCACCGCGGACCGGTAA
- a CDS encoding glycosyltransferase family 4 protein: MGRTLLITNDFPPRTGGIQNFVHALAVRQPADSLVVYASSWRGAAQFDAEQPFPVVRADTTVLLPTPRARRAAVALAREYDCDTAWYGAMAPLGLLAPALRAAGVRHQVAQTHGHEAGWAALPGPRGLLRRIGHHVDVVTYLAEYFRVRLDRAINARRRGARLEHLAPGVDTEKFRPDLVHTEGAAIRRELGLADRPVIVCVSRLVPRKGQDTLIRALPAVRRRVPDAALLIVSGGPDRQRLQRLASDTGVADDVVFTGSVPWAALPHYYAAGDVFAMPCRTRRGGLEAEGLGIVYLEASATGLPVVAGDSGGAPDAVRDGETGFVVSGTDVPALADRLVTLLADRSLAARMGKAGRAWVESDWQWDTIAARMTALLHPDSPQ; encoded by the coding sequence ATGGGCCGCACCCTGCTGATCACCAACGACTTCCCGCCGCGTACCGGGGGGATCCAGAACTTCGTGCACGCGCTCGCGGTGCGGCAGCCGGCCGACTCGCTGGTGGTGTACGCGTCGTCCTGGCGCGGCGCCGCGCAGTTCGACGCCGAGCAGCCCTTCCCGGTGGTACGGGCGGACACCACGGTGCTGTTGCCCACCCCGCGGGCCCGGCGGGCGGCGGTGGCGCTGGCCCGCGAGTACGACTGCGACACCGCCTGGTACGGGGCGATGGCGCCGCTGGGGCTGCTCGCGCCGGCGCTGCGGGCGGCCGGGGTGCGTCACCAGGTGGCGCAGACGCACGGGCACGAGGCCGGCTGGGCTGCGCTGCCCGGACCGCGCGGGCTGTTGCGCCGGATCGGGCACCACGTCGACGTGGTCACCTACCTTGCCGAGTACTTCCGGGTCCGGCTGGACCGGGCGATCAACGCGCGGCGGCGGGGTGCCCGGCTGGAGCATCTCGCGCCGGGCGTGGACACCGAGAAGTTCCGGCCCGACCTGGTGCACACCGAGGGGGCGGCGATCCGGCGCGAGCTGGGCCTCGCCGACCGGCCGGTGATCGTCTGCGTGTCCCGGCTGGTACCGCGCAAGGGGCAGGACACGCTGATCCGGGCGCTGCCGGCGGTGCGCCGGCGGGTACCGGACGCGGCGCTGCTGATCGTCTCCGGCGGCCCGGACCGGCAGCGGCTGCAGCGGCTGGCGAGCGACACCGGCGTGGCCGACGACGTGGTGTTCACCGGGTCGGTGCCGTGGGCGGCGCTGCCGCACTACTACGCGGCCGGTGACGTGTTCGCGATGCCGTGCCGGACCCGTCGCGGCGGGCTGGAGGCCGAGGGGCTGGGCATCGTGTACCTGGAGGCGTCGGCGACCGGCCTGCCGGTGGTGGCGGGCGACTCCGGCGGCGCGCCGGACGCGGTGCGCGACGGCGAGACCGGCTTCGTGGTCTCCGGTACCGACGTGCCGGCGCTCGCCGACCGGTTGGTCACGTTGCTGGCCGACCGGTCGCTCGCGGCCCGGATGGGCAAGGCCGGCCGCGCCTGGGTCGAGTCGGACTGGCAGTGGGACACCATCGCCGCCCGGATGACCGCCCTGCTGCACCCGGACAGTCCGCAGTAG
- a CDS encoding AMP-dependent synthetase/ligase gives MRELTVPPLVTVADEENLTDVVWRHAEEYPDTVQFSRRRDTEWESVTIRQFRDEVVAVARGLVAAGVGAGDRVGLMSKTRYEWTLFDYAIWAAGAITVPIYETSSADQVAWILADSGAVGVVVETAEHAALVSTARDESPALKHVWTIDEDAVGTLVAGGGSVSPETVEERRSSRGADDMATLIYTSGTTGRPKGCQLTHRNLYSDIANAVPGLLPLFNERSSTLLFLPLAHAFARIVQLGAVQARARMGHTGDVKNLLPDLASFRPTFLLSVPRVFEKVYNGAKQKAYAEGDAKGRIFERAERVAIAYSKGLDAGRIGAGVRLQHAIFDKLVYAKLRAAMGGQCRYAISGGAPLGERLAHFFRGVGITVFEGYGLTETSPVISVNDQDHGKIGTVGRPIPGSSVRIADDGELCVKADYVFTGYWNNEKATAEAFDDEGYFHTGDLAELDDDGFLTITGRKKEIIVTAGGKNVAPATLEDRVRSHPLVSQCMVVGDRQPFIAALVTLDPEALPDWLRNHGRKPNTDAAALIDDEEIRAEIQSAVDEANKAVSRAESIKVFRVLPRDFSEETGEMTPSLKVKRGVVLKQYAAEIDAIYTR, from the coding sequence GTGCGCGAGTTGACCGTTCCCCCCCTCGTCACCGTCGCGGACGAGGAGAACCTCACCGACGTGGTGTGGCGGCACGCCGAGGAGTACCCGGACACCGTGCAGTTCTCCCGTCGGCGAGACACCGAGTGGGAGTCGGTGACGATCCGGCAGTTCCGGGACGAGGTGGTCGCGGTGGCGCGCGGTCTGGTCGCGGCCGGTGTCGGCGCCGGAGACCGGGTCGGCCTGATGTCGAAGACCCGGTACGAGTGGACCCTGTTCGACTACGCGATCTGGGCGGCCGGCGCGATCACCGTGCCGATCTACGAGACGTCCTCGGCCGATCAGGTGGCCTGGATCCTGGCCGACTCCGGCGCCGTCGGCGTGGTGGTGGAGACCGCCGAGCACGCCGCGCTGGTGTCCACCGCGCGAGACGAGTCGCCCGCGCTCAAGCACGTCTGGACGATCGACGAGGACGCGGTCGGCACCCTGGTCGCCGGCGGCGGTTCGGTGTCGCCGGAGACCGTCGAGGAGCGCCGCAGCTCCCGCGGCGCCGACGACATGGCCACGCTGATCTACACCTCCGGTACCACCGGGCGGCCGAAGGGTTGCCAGCTGACCCACCGCAACCTCTACTCGGACATCGCGAACGCGGTGCCCGGCCTGCTGCCGCTGTTCAACGAGCGGTCGAGCACGCTGCTGTTCCTGCCGCTGGCGCACGCGTTCGCCCGGATCGTGCAGCTCGGTGCCGTGCAGGCGCGGGCCCGGATGGGCCACACCGGCGACGTGAAGAACCTGCTGCCCGACCTCGCCTCGTTCCGCCCGACGTTCCTGCTGTCGGTGCCGCGGGTGTTCGAGAAGGTCTACAACGGGGCCAAGCAGAAGGCGTACGCCGAGGGCGACGCGAAGGGCCGGATCTTCGAGCGCGCCGAGCGGGTCGCCATCGCGTACAGCAAGGGGTTGGACGCCGGCAGGATCGGCGCCGGGGTGCGGCTGCAGCACGCGATCTTCGACAAGCTGGTCTACGCGAAGTTGCGGGCGGCGATGGGCGGCCAGTGCCGGTACGCGATCTCCGGCGGGGCGCCGCTCGGCGAGCGGCTGGCGCACTTCTTCCGCGGCGTGGGCATCACCGTCTTCGAGGGGTACGGGCTGACCGAGACCTCGCCGGTCATCTCGGTCAACGACCAGGACCACGGCAAGATCGGTACGGTCGGCCGGCCGATCCCCGGCTCGTCGGTGCGCATCGCCGACGACGGCGAGCTGTGCGTCAAGGCCGACTACGTGTTCACCGGCTACTGGAACAACGAGAAGGCGACCGCCGAGGCGTTCGACGACGAGGGCTACTTCCACACCGGTGACCTGGCCGAGCTGGACGACGACGGCTTCCTCACCATCACCGGCCGCAAGAAGGAGATCATCGTGACCGCCGGCGGCAAGAACGTCGCGCCGGCCACCCTGGAGGACCGGGTCCGGTCGCACCCGCTGGTCAGCCAGTGCATGGTGGTCGGCGACCGGCAGCCGTTCATCGCCGCGCTGGTGACGCTGGATCCGGAGGCGCTGCCGGACTGGCTGCGCAACCACGGCCGCAAGCCGAACACGGACGCGGCCGCGTTGATCGACGACGAGGAGATCCGGGCCGAGATCCAGTCGGCGGTGGACGAGGCGAACAAGGCGGTCTCCCGCGCCGAGTCGATCAAGGTGTTCCGCGTCCTGCCCCGCGACTTCAGCGAGGAGACCGGCGAGATGACCCCGTCGCTGAAGGTCAAGCGCGGCGTCGTGCTCAAGCAGTACGCCGCGGAGATCGACGCGATCTACACCCGCTGA
- a CDS encoding endonuclease has translation MTRERTVRTLLDRYGRSFADQAGIRLADTPSPLYRLLVLAHLLSARISADVAVAAARELSAGYRTPRRMLDATWQQRVDALGRGHYRRYDERTATQLGDGARLLLERWHGDLRRLRDEADGAAAGISRLLTEFPGIGPTGADIFLREVQATWPSVAPYADERVRSTARTLRLPHSAAGLATLVPAGELPRLAAALIRAHGHEDELRAA, from the coding sequence ATGACCCGCGAGCGCACCGTGCGGACCCTGCTCGACCGGTACGGGCGCAGCTTCGCCGACCAGGCCGGGATCCGGCTGGCCGACACACCATCCCCGCTGTACCGGCTGCTGGTGCTCGCGCACCTGCTGTCCGCGCGGATCTCCGCCGACGTCGCGGTGGCGGCCGCCCGGGAGCTGTCCGCCGGGTACCGGACGCCGCGCCGGATGCTCGACGCGACCTGGCAGCAACGGGTGGACGCGCTCGGCCGTGGCCACTACCGCCGGTACGACGAGCGCACCGCCACCCAGCTGGGCGATGGCGCGCGGCTGCTGCTGGAGCGCTGGCACGGTGACCTGCGCCGGCTGCGGGACGAGGCGGACGGTGCCGCGGCGGGCATCTCCCGGCTGCTCACCGAGTTCCCCGGGATCGGCCCGACCGGCGCGGACATCTTCCTGCGCGAGGTGCAGGCGACCTGGCCGTCGGTTGCGCCGTACGCGGACGAGCGGGTCCGCTCGACCGCACGCACCCTGCGGCTGCCGCACAGCGCCGCGGGGCTGGCGACGCTGGTACCGGCCGGCGAGCTGCCCCGGCTGGCCGCCGCCCTGATCCGGGCACACGGCCACGAGGACGAGCTGCGCGCCGCGTGA
- a CDS encoding acyltransferase family protein, whose protein sequence is MTDRMAHPLARVPAPRASLGYRPALDGIRAVSIIAVIVFHTPGWGSLPAVLPGGHMGVTVFFVLSGYLITTLLLGELHRTGDLDLRAFYLRRAARLLPGLLLVAVVHSLFWSSQDGVLSTVVPVIAALLYLSSVFAGFWRLMGKITWSWSLSVEEHFYFGWPPLLRWLFRTEARHADRSLPRRHPMLAATAAALVIVAIAVGLRVTFVHSVRWHDMLYYSTFTRMDALAVGCLAALAAWRYRLPWARCAGWLGAAVLAVSCLSPLWSIGRSSLNLWGLPLGTVAAAVLVVSVVQRPEALLARLLATRPLVHIGTISYGLYLWNLLPGRALMELRGHHPGHLATVASWLVMLVAVELSYHLVERPVQAWARARLTGAARPRPAVVRGVPASECTRQVLARAASWRVPTVVR, encoded by the coding sequence GTGACCGACCGGATGGCCCACCCGCTCGCACGGGTACCGGCGCCGCGGGCGTCGCTGGGCTACCGGCCGGCGCTGGACGGGATCCGGGCGGTGTCGATCATCGCGGTCATCGTGTTCCACACGCCCGGCTGGGGTTCGCTGCCCGCGGTGCTGCCCGGCGGCCACATGGGCGTCACGGTCTTCTTCGTGCTCTCCGGGTACCTGATCACCACGCTGTTGCTGGGCGAGCTGCACCGCACCGGCGACCTCGACCTGCGGGCGTTCTACCTGCGCCGGGCGGCTCGGCTGCTGCCCGGCCTGCTGCTCGTCGCGGTGGTGCACTCGCTGTTCTGGAGCAGCCAGGACGGCGTGCTCTCCACGGTGGTGCCGGTCATCGCGGCACTGCTGTACCTCAGCAGCGTGTTCGCCGGGTTCTGGCGGCTGATGGGGAAGATCACCTGGAGCTGGTCGCTGTCGGTCGAGGAGCACTTCTACTTCGGCTGGCCGCCGCTGCTGCGCTGGCTGTTTCGTACCGAGGCGCGGCACGCCGACCGGTCGTTGCCGCGCCGGCATCCGATGCTCGCGGCGACCGCCGCGGCGCTGGTGATCGTGGCGATCGCGGTCGGGCTGCGGGTCACGTTCGTGCACTCGGTGCGCTGGCACGACATGCTCTACTACTCGACGTTCACCCGGATGGACGCGCTCGCGGTGGGCTGTCTCGCCGCGCTCGCCGCGTGGCGGTACCGGCTGCCGTGGGCGCGCTGCGCCGGTTGGCTCGGCGCGGCGGTCCTGGCGGTGAGCTGCCTGAGCCCGCTGTGGTCGATCGGGCGCTCCTCGCTCAACCTGTGGGGCCTGCCGCTGGGTACCGTCGCGGCCGCCGTCCTGGTGGTCAGCGTCGTCCAGCGGCCGGAGGCGCTGCTCGCCCGGCTGCTCGCGACCCGCCCGCTGGTGCACATCGGCACCATCTCGTACGGGCTGTACCTGTGGAACCTGTTGCCCGGCCGGGCGCTGATGGAGCTGCGCGGTCACCATCCGGGCCACCTCGCCACCGTGGCGTCCTGGCTGGTCATGCTCGTTGCGGTGGAGCTGTCGTACCACCTGGTCGAGCGGCCGGTACAGGCGTGGGCGCGGGCGCGGCTGACCGGTGCGGCGCGGCCGCGCCCGGCGGTGGTCCGCGGCGTGCCGGCCAGCGAGTGCACCCGCCAGGTCCTCGCCCGGGCCGCCTCCTGGCGCGTCCCCACCGTCGTCCGCTAG
- a CDS encoding GAF domain-containing sensor histidine kinase → MLALLSTPRWSTLGWCALLAVAALPGLVLPAAAGGRLALLGRLGRIAEVVVVGLSTAALHAGYGGTLPYLLLPVRSASFAGIGEALALVGLGALTTFGASAATGRLTSRDFVLATVLWLLVAAAAAVAGRRMYADVGRTEPQPYAAATRLLTQLRTVARQLPGGTLDLGGIAAGLLDEVIAAAPSDRAAVLGRSGGGRLVVLTQRGPDRTDWETSLSADTPIAEAWLSQQPHLTSTSLARSITGHPVSALVVPLVAGVRSIGLLVVEADRTGAYPPETVARVRGLVSTAALRLEAALLFDEVRALATTEERQRLAREIHDGVAQELVMVGYGIDNAVAGLTGVAGAEQAVGELNTLRAEVTRVITELRLSLFELRTDVDPSGGLATALADYARTVAASSGMRVHLSLDTSTARLPATVETELLRIGQEAITNARKHARAENLWVTCEIDPPYARIEVADDGQGMPEGPNEGSYGLTIMAERARRIRAQLGINPRKPSGTMITAVLAARPRRGSVSAAEGADDSTATDSA, encoded by the coding sequence ATGTTGGCCCTTCTGTCGACACCACGGTGGAGCACTCTCGGCTGGTGCGCGCTGCTCGCGGTCGCTGCGCTGCCTGGCCTGGTGCTGCCAGCGGCGGCCGGCGGCCGGCTCGCGCTGCTGGGCCGGCTCGGCCGGATCGCCGAGGTGGTCGTCGTCGGGCTGTCCACCGCCGCCTTGCACGCCGGCTACGGTGGCACCCTGCCGTACCTGCTGTTGCCGGTGCGCTCCGCCTCGTTCGCCGGGATCGGCGAGGCGCTGGCGCTGGTCGGGCTCGGCGCGCTGACCACGTTCGGCGCGAGTGCGGCGACCGGCCGGCTGACCAGCCGCGACTTCGTCCTGGCGACGGTGCTGTGGCTGCTGGTGGCCGCGGCCGCGGCGGTCGCCGGCCGGCGGATGTACGCCGACGTCGGCCGCACCGAGCCGCAGCCGTACGCGGCGGCCACCCGGCTGCTGACCCAGCTGCGGACGGTGGCCCGGCAGCTGCCCGGCGGCACCCTCGACCTCGGCGGCATCGCCGCCGGCCTGCTCGACGAGGTGATCGCGGCGGCGCCGAGCGACCGGGCGGCGGTGCTGGGCCGCTCCGGCGGCGGCCGGTTGGTGGTGCTCACCCAGCGCGGACCGGACCGTACCGACTGGGAGACGTCGCTGTCGGCGGACACCCCGATCGCGGAGGCGTGGCTGAGCCAGCAGCCGCACCTGACCTCGACCTCGCTGGCCCGGTCGATCACCGGCCACCCGGTCTCCGCGCTGGTGGTACCGCTGGTCGCCGGGGTGCGCAGCATCGGCCTGCTGGTGGTCGAGGCGGACCGCACCGGGGCGTACCCGCCGGAGACCGTCGCCCGGGTCCGCGGGCTGGTGTCGACCGCGGCGTTGCGGCTGGAGGCGGCGCTGCTGTTCGACGAGGTCCGCGCGCTCGCCACCACCGAGGAGCGGCAGCGGCTGGCCCGCGAGATCCACGACGGGGTCGCGCAGGAACTCGTCATGGTCGGGTACGGGATCGACAACGCGGTGGCCGGGCTGACCGGTGTGGCCGGCGCCGAGCAGGCGGTCGGCGAGCTGAACACGCTGCGCGCCGAGGTGACCCGGGTGATCACCGAGCTGCGGCTGTCGCTGTTCGAGCTGCGGACCGACGTGGACCCGTCCGGCGGGCTGGCCACCGCGCTGGCCGACTACGCCCGTACCGTGGCGGCGTCCAGCGGGATGCGGGTGCACCTGTCGCTGGACACCTCGACCGCCCGGCTGCCGGCGACGGTGGAGACCGAGCTGTTGCGGATCGGCCAGGAGGCCATCACCAACGCCCGCAAGCACGCGCGTGCCGAGAATCTGTGGGTGACCTGCGAGATCGACCCGCCGTACGCGCGGATCGAGGTGGCCGACGACGGTCAGGGCATGCCGGAAGGGCCGAACGAGGGCAGTTACGGACTGACCATCATGGCCGAACGAGCCCGCCGCATACGTGCCCAATTGGGGATAAACCCCCGCAAGCCGTCGGGCACGATGATCACTGCGGTACTCGCGGCGCGGCCCCGGCGCGGTAGCGTGTCGGCAGCGGAGGGTGCCGATGACAGCACCGCCACGGACAGTGCCTGA
- a CDS encoding glycoside hydrolase family 71 protein encodes MRTRTRLVAALAAVLVAGASATAATAAPDRHQARASAATSECNPLPVTLPAPAQLRASPKKVFAYYFPPFPVSIDNKAPESDSYSRWQYSLDSEGGAYDLRDRPIGRDPRSGDWKQADFETEIRRAIQVGIDGFIFEYHDSGDARWNQLPAMLAAAKAVDPGFRIMLGPDFPTAAGAANDPVVDIVARYADDPSVYKLDDGRVVLAPFYPERQSVAWWKSVEDKLAAEGVPTALVPIFLSWGGGTTERSDWNDIVYGYSQWGTRFVGGTGTYAKDSATAHARGRIWMQPAAFEDTRSYDGRYWESSNSGLLRSSLQTAIDSDADWVSLITWNDYTESWVSPSAERGYAVTDVASYYVDAFKTGATPAVTQDALYYFHRSQPTDAPFARQPVGRDGSPVTMHVPNGDPASDKVELVAFLTTPGTLTITQGSDSHSETAGAGLTSYSVPLVAGNTPVFTLTRGGATVRSVTSTTPIRASVDFQDMMYHAGGGVDCARP; translated from the coding sequence TTGCGTACCCGTACCAGACTCGTCGCCGCGCTGGCCGCCGTGTTGGTGGCCGGCGCGTCGGCCACCGCGGCGACGGCCGCGCCGGACCGGCACCAGGCGCGCGCGAGCGCGGCGACCTCCGAGTGCAACCCGCTCCCGGTCACGCTGCCGGCACCGGCGCAGCTGCGGGCGAGCCCGAAGAAGGTCTTCGCGTACTACTTCCCGCCGTTCCCGGTGTCGATCGACAACAAGGCGCCGGAGTCCGACAGCTACTCGCGCTGGCAGTACTCGCTGGACTCCGAGGGCGGCGCGTACGACCTGCGGGACCGGCCGATCGGCCGGGATCCGCGCAGCGGCGACTGGAAGCAGGCCGACTTCGAGACCGAGATCCGGCGCGCCATCCAGGTCGGCATCGACGGCTTCATCTTCGAGTACCACGACTCCGGCGACGCGCGGTGGAACCAGCTGCCGGCGATGCTCGCGGCGGCGAAGGCGGTCGATCCCGGCTTCCGGATCATGCTCGGGCCGGACTTCCCGACCGCGGCCGGCGCCGCGAACGATCCGGTCGTCGACATCGTGGCGCGCTACGCCGACGACCCGAGCGTGTACAAGCTCGACGACGGCCGGGTGGTGCTCGCGCCGTTCTACCCGGAGCGGCAGAGCGTCGCGTGGTGGAAGTCGGTCGAGGACAAGCTCGCGGCCGAGGGCGTGCCCACCGCGCTGGTGCCGATCTTCCTGTCCTGGGGCGGTGGCACCACCGAACGGTCGGACTGGAACGACATCGTGTACGGGTACTCCCAGTGGGGCACCAGGTTCGTCGGCGGCACCGGCACGTACGCGAAGGACAGCGCGACGGCGCACGCGCGCGGCCGGATCTGGATGCAGCCGGCGGCGTTCGAGGACACCCGCAGCTACGACGGCCGGTACTGGGAGTCGTCCAACAGCGGCCTGCTGCGGTCCTCGCTGCAGACCGCGATCGACTCGGACGCCGACTGGGTCTCGCTGATCACCTGGAACGACTACACCGAGTCGTGGGTCTCGCCGTCGGCGGAGCGCGGGTACGCGGTGACCGACGTGGCGTCGTACTACGTCGACGCGTTCAAGACCGGCGCCACTCCGGCCGTCACCCAGGACGCGCTCTACTACTTCCACCGGTCCCAGCCGACGGACGCCCCGTTCGCGCGGCAGCCGGTCGGCCGGGACGGCTCACCGGTGACGATGCACGTCCCGAACGGCGATCCGGCCAGCGACAAGGTCGAACTCGTCGCGTTCCTGACCACACCCGGCACGTTGACGATCACCCAGGGCAGCGACTCGCACAGCGAGACGGCCGGCGCCGGGTTGACGTCGTACTCGGTGCCGCTGGTGGCCGGCAACACGCCGGTGTTCACCCTGACCCGCGGCGGCGCCACGGTGCGGTCGGTGACCAGTACGACGCCGATCCGGGCCAGCGTCGACTTCCAGGACATGATGTACCACGCCGGCGGCGGCGTCGACTGCGCGCGCCCGTGA
- a CDS encoding response regulator transcription factor — protein sequence MPDEPIGRTRILLVDDHDLIRKGLRHAFERDPNFEVVGEAGAAGDGVRQAAALRPDVVIMDLRLPDGSGLTATRELRKAHPTMGIVVLTMYAGDDQLFGALEAGASAFVPKSAPADDVVAAARHAAATPNAFTAADLAEAMKRRLEPSGPQLSPREGQVLKLLADGMSVAGIAKQLYVSESTAKTHISKLYEKLGAGNRAQALMTALRLGLLEAPDTPRF from the coding sequence ATGCCCGATGAGCCGATCGGCCGAACCAGGATCCTGCTCGTCGACGACCACGACCTGATTCGCAAGGGTCTGCGGCACGCGTTCGAACGCGATCCGAACTTCGAGGTGGTCGGCGAGGCCGGCGCCGCCGGCGACGGGGTCCGGCAGGCCGCCGCGCTGCGCCCGGACGTGGTGATCATGGACCTGCGGCTGCCCGACGGCAGCGGCCTGACCGCCACCCGCGAGCTGCGCAAGGCGCACCCGACGATGGGCATCGTGGTGCTGACCATGTACGCCGGGGACGACCAGCTGTTCGGCGCGCTGGAGGCCGGCGCGAGCGCGTTCGTGCCGAAGAGCGCGCCCGCCGACGACGTGGTCGCCGCCGCCCGGCACGCCGCGGCCACGCCGAACGCGTTCACCGCGGCCGACCTGGCCGAGGCGATGAAGCGCCGGCTGGAGCCGTCCGGCCCGCAGCTGTCGCCGCGCGAGGGCCAGGTGCTCAAGCTGCTCGCCGACGGGATGTCGGTGGCCGGCATCGCCAAGCAGCTGTACGTCTCCGAGTCGACCGCGAAGACGCACATCTCCAAGCTGTACGAGAAGCTCGGCGCCGGCAACCGCGCCCAGGCGCTGATGACCGCACTGCGCCTCGGCCTGCTCGAAGCGCCGGACACCCCCCGCTTCTGA
- a CDS encoding LLM class flavin-dependent oxidoreductase yields MRFSINVPNFGDFADPRTVALVATAAEQAGWDGLFVWDHVVHDKTRRRGQPFGDPWLLLTAAALATSRIRLGTLVTPVARRRPEQLARQVATLDALSGGRVVFGAGLGGPIEDEFGSFGEPTDPVLLAERLDEGLDLLNRYWSGEPVNHDGKHYQVRDVQLLPATVQRPRTPVWVGGYWPRRRPIRRAARWDGVVPLFTDARHGEVPSIGAVRELVDYVRAQRADRDGPFEIVLGGASPGDPAAARDLISPLADAGATWWDERQVQTLVGFDRLAPVLRRIEQGPPTI; encoded by the coding sequence ATGCGCTTCTCGATCAACGTCCCGAACTTCGGGGACTTCGCCGACCCCCGTACCGTCGCGCTGGTCGCGACCGCGGCCGAGCAGGCCGGCTGGGACGGCCTGTTCGTGTGGGACCACGTGGTGCACGACAAGACGCGGCGCCGCGGGCAGCCGTTCGGCGACCCGTGGCTGCTGCTGACCGCCGCGGCCCTGGCCACCTCCCGGATCCGGCTCGGCACGCTCGTCACCCCGGTGGCCCGGCGCCGGCCGGAGCAGCTCGCCCGGCAGGTCGCCACGCTCGATGCGCTCAGCGGCGGGCGGGTCGTGTTCGGTGCCGGGCTCGGCGGCCCGATCGAGGACGAGTTCGGCAGCTTCGGCGAGCCGACCGATCCGGTGCTCCTCGCCGAACGGCTCGACGAGGGTCTCGACCTGCTGAACCGCTACTGGTCCGGCGAGCCGGTGAACCATGACGGGAAGCACTACCAGGTGCGCGACGTGCAGCTGCTGCCGGCGACCGTGCAGCGGCCCCGAACGCCGGTCTGGGTCGGTGGCTACTGGCCGCGCCGCCGGCCGATCCGCCGCGCCGCCCGCTGGGACGGCGTCGTCCCGCTGTTCACCGACGCCCGGCACGGCGAGGTGCCGTCCATCGGCGCGGTGCGCGAGCTGGTCGACTACGTCCGGGCCCAGCGCGCGGACCGGGACGGCCCGTTCGAGATCGTGCTGGGTGGTGCCAGCCCGGGCGACCCGGCGGCGGCCCGGGACCTGATCTCACCGCTGGCCGACGCCGGCGCGACCTGGTGGGACGAACGTCAGGTGCAGACGCTGGTCGGCTTCGACCGGCTCGCCCCGGTGCTGCGCCGCATCGAACAGGGCCCGCCGACCATCTAG